The Littorina saxatilis isolate snail1 linkage group LG1, US_GU_Lsax_2.0, whole genome shotgun sequence nucleotide sequence ctgtttgtgatggggtctagcggcttttgtctgtctgtatgttctggcatttgagaagccacaacagataatatagggctaagaaataagctctaaaattctcaatcccgtttgacaggacttcgcttgcagaggtgattgtgatgaaccgccacgctgtctgtctctgtctcgcgattcaccccggcgaagccgggtattcctctagtaatacatatatatgtttttggaatcaggaaccgacaagaaataagatgaaattgtttttacatcgattttggaaattttattttaatcataatttgtatatttttaattttcagagcttgtttttaatccaaatataacatatttatatgaattttggaatcagaaaatgatgaagaataagatgaacgtaattttagatcattttataaaaaaaatatttttaattacaattttcagatttttaatgaccaaagtcaatgaatgtgtaagcctccaagctgaaatgcaataccaaagtccggcctttgtcgaagattgcttggccaaaatgtcaatcaatgttattgaaaaatgagggtgtaacagtgccgcctgaacttttacaaaaagccggatatgacgtcatcaaagacatttatcaacaaaaaaaaaggttcggggatatcatacccagaaactctcatgtcaaatttcataaagatcgatccagtagtttactttgaatcgctctacacacacacacgcacagacagacacacacacagacacacatacaccacgaccctcgtctcgattccccctctatgttaaaacatttagtcaaaacttgaccaaatgtaaaaaggcaatGCCAACATATCTTGCACGCGTGGCAAAACGTGCTGCACCATTCCAGCCACTAAAGCCGGCGAACCGTGTCTGTCACATGCAGTGGCAACTTTATGTAGCTCTGGACAGCGTGACACCACGCCCCTGTAGATTGTCAGATGTCGACGCCTCTTTGTCGAGACGGGCTTgacagggtgcacgtgcacaACAGGAGATGGAGGGCGAGTTTGGTTTGTGTGTTGGATGTCTGACCTGAATTTGGGACGCTGTCATAGATCCAGGGATTTATCAATCAGggagtgcgcgcgcgtgtgtgggtgagtgtgtgtgtgtgggtgggtgggtgggtgtgtgtgggtgtgtgtgtgtgtgtgtgtgtgcgtacatttttattttaccaAATTAACTACTGACATTCAAAGAAAGCTGAATATAAAACGAAAAACGTTTCTTTAAAGTTCTGTCCGCTAACAAACATATCGCaaaaacacaaagcaaacacagaaaataaagaCTTAAATCAGGATTTTGCAAGCTTAACTGTGGCAAATCGACTTTTCTGATCGCGAGCCAGTCACATTTTAACAGTGAGTATGGAAGACTGACGCTGGCGCCTTCAAGTTTATGTCGACAAGAGACGGAGTTGTGAAATGTTGCGTTAACGGACaatgtctttgttttgtgtgttcccTGCTTTTCGAACGCAGCGGGGATGCTGGAGCTTCAAGTATGGAAGTGAAGTTCACTGACACCTCTATGTATAAGTGTGTTGGCAAGGGATTATTACATATTCTGGCTAGACTTTCATCTTTTTGTAGTTATTGAacataatgaaagaaagaaataataaaagaaataatgaaaaaaaccaGTGGGAATGATAACACCGCGCTATCGACTCAAATAATGAAGATAGAAACAATGTCTGCTCTTAATCTTAGACCTTGACGCCTACGTATTTAGGTGGTCTGCAGCATTATCACTCACTAGCTGTTGTTCACTTTAGACCACTACGTCTTTCTGTCGACAACTCACAAGGGCCAGAATAGATGAAATGTTCTAGAACTGGACGGCGcctttcgtttgtttgttccttCCTTTTCTGGTGCGCAGCGGGGCTGCTGGTGCTTTAAGTAATTGAATGAGTGTTTGGCTTTGATGTACGCTGACGCCTGTTGGCTTATGTTTGGGCTCAGTTCTGTTCTGAGAATACGTTGAAGGCAGACTCTACCTCGTAAAAACTGTTcgtctcactgtctcagatgtagccaggcttttacaggggataaataggaccatccctcctcttggtcaaaagtacaaaaacaaaaaaagcttgGGTCCTCTTTGGGCACAGTGGTACTTGTTTTGATGACTCAATTTCGTAAATACTACCAGTCGCGTTTTTagatttaaatttaaaaaacaccTCAAATTCACTATCAGTTTAAACCTGTATTAACTAGTCAGGGGACTGATAGTTGGTACGTGATTGTCCAATTGGAGAGATGTTCGTATACCATGTAACAACcttgccagatctgagacggtttTCAGGGCCTTTAATTAAAAGACATTGCACAAGTTGCCGCTGGCTGTGGATGAGAAATGTAATCCGAAGCGTGTCACCAGAGACTCCTTGCCGCACGTGCAACATTCCGTGTTGTAAACCGTCCGTCAGTTTCTGTGTCACCTTGCACCGCGCCAGCTGCTGAGAAGAAGGGCTTGGCAACCAAACCAAAAATACAATTatcaaaggaaaaaaagaagacattGTTGTGGTTAATGCAACATGTTTCACCCCTCACCATTCCCTTCCCCTTCTCCTATTGGTTAAGTGGGTAAGCTAAAACCTTCATTTCATAAAATATGTTTACACAAAAAAATTCGGAGGGTTTCCCGAACGCTCAGCCGTGGGCAAAGTCCACAGTTTCTCTTCTTCTCGTATGTCGTGCGTTGcgcatttaaaaaaaccaaatgatgtgtatttgattttgttgttgtggtggtggtctGATCTGTATAATGCCGCAGATTTGAATCGTGCAACCCGCCAATTAAAACTATGTTTCTTACCGTGTAAACCGGTCTGGTGTATACCAAAACAGATCAGTTGAATGCAGTAAAACTGAATGGTGTAACCCGCAACATTCCTCACCCTGCCAACCATCTTGAAAACCCGACACAGAGGTGTCCAGACTTTTGCATTGGACACGAGCTTACGTTTTACCCAGTCATATTTCCAACATTCAGCAATCTGCCTGCTCTTTTCTTCAGACTGAAATGGTATATAGCTGGTTTCACATTGACATTGGCGTCAGTTGCCACATTAAATCAACAAATACATCCCACTACACACCTGGAGTAGCCAGGCCAATGATTTTTAGTATGTTTGCAAGTAGACGGATGCTCCTATACGTTGTAAAAGCTGCATACGAAGCATTCATGGCGTTGACTTTGAGTATGTGTTAAAGTGAAAGAACGCTCGTACCTCTCACTTTACGCTCACGCGTAATCACCATTGTTCTCTTGTTATCTATACATGTAAAAGCTACGACGAATCtgtaaaggcccactccgcctccaGTAAACTACCAGTTTCCAATCACAGACtccgccaggcttttacatacagtacaaacaatCTGTTCTTAGAACTCGTAGCGCTAAGGTGCTCTCAATagagagcgagcaattttcaaagaatgtattttgcGTGGATGTATAGGTATGGATCGGAAGGTGTCGATAAGGCGCTAGACATAACTTTACAAAATCTAAACAGTAAATTGACAGCATGTGAAATAAAAGTTGTTAAAACACGAATattgttttgtatgattaagaCAAAATCAGTACAATTAGAGTGCGGAAAGTTCACATGATGTTTTACGAGAGAAGACATCTATCTATGTATAAGCTTGGGCACTACACGATACAGATCAGAAGTATAATCCGCAGCGTGTCACCAGACACCATTAGATGCACGTGCAATTTGCCGCTCTGTAAGCCATCCGTCACTATGTCACCCTGCACCCTACAACAGCTGCAGAGGACAAGGGTTTTGTCTGGTCTAAGAAATAATGACACGAGGGTGCGAAGAGTCGGACAAAGGTATAATATGTGAAGGAGGAGAGAAGATGTGGGGGAAATGGGGTATGGGGCGAGGGGGGTGGAAAACAACCGCTTGTAccgctgatgatgatgatgatgatgatgatgatgatgatgatgatgatgatgatgatgatgatgatgatgatgatgatgatgatgatgatgatgatgatgatgatgagggggaggaggaggaggaggagaaggaggacgAAGTCGACAACGACGACGGTGACGAAGATGATGACTagaaagaggaggaagaggacgacgacgacgacaacgaagATGATGTTGACGAATAtcatgaggaggaggaggccgAGGGGGAGAAGGAGtgggacgacgacgacgacgacgacgatgatgatgatgatgatgatgatgatgatgatgatgatgatgatgatgatgatgacaacgaggaggaggaggaggaggaggaggaggaggaggaggaggaggaggacgacgacgacgacgacgaccaaAACGACATCACGACGACGGTAACGGCGAAGCTAGTGACAATGACGACCAGAAAGACAACACTATACTAACAACGATTACTGAGACAGCATCCCTAAACATAATGGTTTGAAAGCAACACTGCCGAAACAGTCATGTGTGCATTCGCCTTAACAAAAAGTGAAATGCCGGATCCAGATCCACAAACACGGTTTTCGAAAGGAAATAGATCGAGCACAAAAACAGAAACTCGGTAATCGATGGCGTAAGCACACTAAACGCAATTTCACAACATGCAATCCATACGCACCCGCTAATACGCAGTTCTTGTTTCCATTATGGGGCGAACCAGAATGAAACGGCGAAACAATAAGGGTTGGGGCCTCAGTGTTTAACACCCTAGGTCactccacccacccacacacacacacacacacacacgcacgcacacttgcGTTCGCACAATTGGCCTCTGATATGACCACATGGATAGCATTTAAATATATGTTTGGACTTCACGAGCCTctctttttgattttgtttgtttgttgtaataACATGCCGTTATGATGAATCGCAATTATCGTTTTGTGAAGGAATGCATGCGCCTGTACTGTAGTCTTTACAGTACAAAGACAATTAACATGCTGATCACTTCATGAATCGCAATTATCTTCTTACACATCGCCAAGCGCCTCAGATGTTTACATAATTGTCACTCCCCTcgtcttgtcttttttttttcaattatcATGCTGACCACCACTTGAAtcgcttgtttttgttgttcacaGGGCGTCATGCGCCTGTGGGGTTGATATTGTTTTCCCGATTCCCCGTGTAAATCACCCACCCTGACAATCAGGAAGCATCTTTACCCTGGAATGAGGGGGAGATGGTcagagacaatgagagagagagagatagagagagagagagagagagagagagagagagagagagagagcgagagagagagagagatagagacacacacacacacacacacacacacacacacacacacacacacacacacacacacacacacacatcatagtACAGATTGGGAGACAGctaaagacagagagatacagacagagacagacagagacagaaagaaagatagagacggactcggacagacagaaacacagatgagaaagagagagaatgaggaGGAGAAATAGGTGAGCATACatacacagtgacagacacacaaacacagtgacagacacacaaacacagtgacagacatgcaaacagcagACAGACACATCAAATAGAATGGGAAAGGAGGATGGCGAAAGAAGTTAaggacaagaaaaacaagaaattcctccgaggtaggaaaaacacccccgttggtcaaagggaaataaccattctcactgccaccaactgagaaggttatttccctttgaccattaatatgtccctctataagtccttgtagaatcttaatccaccaataactccctaaccgtgtgtttgactggtcccaatttttgtaaggaccgtctcaggaatgtatagaacctgttcaccaagtttggtgacgatcggtccgttcattcttgagatctatatgcgaacacaaacacacaaacaaacaaacaaacaaacacatcgaccgaatcctatacacacccctataccgggggtgtaaaaaatgTAGTTGACAGAAGGAGAAGAAACGGAAAGCGACGGCAAGGGAAATGCGAGGGACAGTGcggagaagaaaaaacacacttctttTTTAGCTCCATTCCAAGAAGCTGTGAGATTTCAAGATAATAAAAGAGCACTCAGTGAATTTCACACTTACCCTTTTACTTGCCCTCGTTAAAACTAAGATGTGCAAGTCTTCCAAATTGGAGGTGAAGACTGGCAAGAAAACACTTGGTTTTAACCACAGGTCAGCACCTTCGCAGACGAAGTATGGCTGCCATGGGTACAAAAACGGCTGTACACGTAAACGTTACATTGCAAGAATGTTTAGTGCACACGGGAGTagtcgaagaagaagaaatatatATGCAACTCTGCTCAGTTGCCCTTTAAAAAGAATTCACACTGTGAataagttctctctctctctctctctctctctctctctctctctctctctctctctctctctctctctctctctctctctctctctctctctctctctctctctctctctctctctgccccccttcccccacataCAGATGGTAGCGGCCGTTCAATGTGGCTACGTGAATTTACAGTCACAATGACAATGGAAAATCGAGGTTAGAAGTACTCCTCAAGTCACATCAAGCCAGTCAATATCTTTTTAGGTCAACTGCACTATTGGCATTTTCCTCCCTCTCCACcaagccaccccccccccccccatcccactaTCAAACCTCTTAATTCAGTTCCCACCTTAAATCCCGCTCTGTACACCTCCACCCAGCCACTAAAATGTCTGGGTAaacacgatgtgtgtgtgtgtgtgtgtgtgtgtgtgtgtatgtgtgagtgtgtgtgtatgtgtgtgtgtgtgtgtgtgagtgtgtgtgtatgtgtgtgtgtgtgtatgtgtgtgtgtgtgtgtgtatgtgtgtgtgtgtgtgtgtgtgagtgtgtgtgtatgtgtgtgtgtgtgtgtatgtatgtgtgtgtgtgtgtgtgtgtgtgtatgtgtgtgtgtgtgcgtgcgcgtatgTGCTTGTGGGCAtgacttgtgtgtgtatgtatgtgtgtgcgcgcgacaGAATGGATCCATGAATAAGAACGGAGGTACCTTTGGGTCTTACGGAACAGAACTCTCATATTGGATGACACActttccacagtttctcagggGAAACTGTAAAGATTGGTCTTTCCACCACCCCCTAAAAGCCCTGGGTGTTTACCACTAAAGCAACTTCAGATACATCCCAGAGTTGTTCAACCACATCGatgtttgttaaaatgaaagGTTCATGAAAGATTCATACAATGGAAACCGTTTATTTGCTCAAGTATTTTGGTATCACGCATGTATTCAGAAAGTAACTGCCAAGAGCAAAAGATCAAACGCGTAACGGTAGCTCAACTGAAGCAGGGTATTGCCCGCTTGAAGTGTGCCCGATATAGCGCGATCGAAACACATGTTGATATTTGAGCAAGAACAAAACATGTTTCCAAAACGGTATACCTTGTTTAAATTCTAGCTGTTTCATCCGTTCGTGTTTGGGTCATAATTAGGTCTTCGGATCGTCCTGTTCATTGAACTAAAACATTCTGTGTGAAGGCCTCTGCACagggtttgcaggtaaaacaagtcgcgtaaaacgaaattactacatttagtcagtcTATCAAACTCACAGAGTGGcattgaacgcactgcattttgtccATAAGTGTCAACACCGCTGACACGTTAACGTGCAAAGCGTACTGAACGTGACAAGCCACATATAGTGCAATAACGCTTGCGTTtaacaggaaagcgcgctttaaTGCATTCTTTGTAATCTTCTGatcttgttttcaatccaaacataacataattatatatatatatatatacatacgtacATATGTTCTTGAATTTAGGAAATAATAACAAATAAGAAATCCGAAAAACAGACATATTTCTAACGATCCAAAATCCATTCGAACAAGAATGTTAGTTAATTGAACGTTTAATGTTTGACTTAACAAGACATTCATAAGTGCATTGACCCAAAGGTCTGTATCGTGTACAAACAGAACTATCTTAATAAGGCgaatgcaacaacaacacatacatAATTAGCTGAATGCGCATTGGCTGTCATCAGTCTCTGGTAAGATATGGTCTAAGAGATTTTACAAACTCTATAACCATCTTACCTGAGACCAAGTGTCCGCCATTTTGATTCATCATGTAACCAAAAAAGTAACACACACAATTCCAAAGTTCATACTCACAAACataagtgaccctccaccacggaatgagtcgcttGTCATAACCCGCTGTCCATGGGGTGTCAGATATCAATTTTGAGATTTCGCAACACAGTTATTCTTCAGTCTCTTTTCTACCCACATGTATCAACTGATAAGCTGAACATGCCTTAAAAGTTGCATAAAACGCTTTTGAAGCACCCTACCCATGCGTTTGTTGTGAGATTAGAGCCCCCCAAAAAAGCCAATTTCACTCAACGATTGCCCTTTAAACTTCAAATGGACCCGTCGATACACACATGAATGGAAAGGTATTTGTTACAACTTTCAAACTGCGTAGTTTCTATTGGCTAGACCAAACTTACTTGACCAATGAGCTGgttgcttaaaaaaaaagttcgtgTAAGTTCAACATTGTTTGGGGTTGTTTGTCTCAAAACCGACGTTTTGAGGGTTACCTTAtccacaggcttataactcaaaaagtggTTGCTCTTTtgtaaaacgggtttcaccactgggtAGAGCGTAAACACATATTTTACAAAATGTAGAAATACAAAAATCATGCATTGTTGACCTGCGACACATTCCCTGGTGGAGGGTTACAGTATTAAATGAAAAAGCCAATTAACTCAATCTGAAATAGCTGCAATCGATCTAATTCTTAACGTCAAAACGCTCGGCCTCTCGTGGAGCCTAAAATTGCAGGCCTTTCATCTTTGGCGCGCGAAAAAGTGATGTTCTGAAACGTCATTTCCTGTGTTGGGCACATGATTACCATGCAACAAGGACGTCACTTCCTGCGGTGACAGAGATCGTTACAAAAACATCTATTTCAAAGTCGATCGAGATTCTTTCGTGTGGCTTGTTTTGGGATTCATCCGCAATAACACGGCGGGTCCGGGGGCTTGGGTGTTGTGATGAGAATTGTGCACATTACAAGAATTGAAACGGAACGACAAGCTAACGCGCAAGCCGGTTTGGGGATGGGggttgggggatgggggggggggaggctttCCCCATAGAATGGAAAGAAGCTACACGATACCCGTAAGGATCATAGAAATCTAAACACTCGCGTGATTATAAGAAAACACACGTTTGTGTGCGTTTAGTTTTCGATCTGTTTTTATCGTTGTTCCCCCAACCCATTTGCTCCATCGTGCAacagtttgttcgttcgttcgggTTTGTTTCGCACGACTGCGCGAAGTTAATTGACGAACGTGTTTATATGGGTTGCGAAAGAGTGAGTACTCTTGCTATTAATGACGCCaactttccacacgtgctccttgtctaAGTGTTTCAGACACAACCTTATTTAGTGACTGACATTTAATGTCACATAGGACACTTTGCATacataaaaagaagaaatattgcctgtgttttttttatcccaTATGTGCCCACcgtcccatatatgggacgCTGTCGTTTAGTGGAGATTATAAATTAACTGAACCCAATAAAGTGGTTATCATTCCCCAGACATATCAAGGGAGGCTACGTGTGTCCAGTTTTCGTGTTGAACGGGATGTATCTCCCTTACCGTTTCACACAGGTGCAGCCATTTGCATTTTTTGGTCTGAATTGATGAGCAGAATGGCAAGCAGTAAAAGGTAAGTTGTTATTTTCTTTACCAAGGACTTTTATATATCAAACAAAGAATAAATAATGGAGATACTGATGTTATCTGAATATGGATTTCGcggattgtttaaaaaaaagttttgcttGCATCTGTGAGTGTTTGAAGTGCCGTCCCATATATGGGACCGTGGGCACGAGAGGGGTGGGGTTTTTAACACATACAAAGAAGGATTTGCTTCTCTTGTCTTCCAGACTCTATAATGTCAACGAAGTTTTATCAATGCTGGAAGATGACAGCAGTGTCCAGGAAGCCTCTGTCTTCATTGAGCCACCTCCTGTGACTGAGGACACTGATGAAGACAGCGGAGAAGAAGACGGGGAAGGGACAGTCTCCAACCTCAATGGCCGTCAGCTGCGGGCGCCTGCTTCTGCCACAGTTGTCAGGAATGGTCAACGCTAGCCACTTCATGAACCCGAGAATGACAGGTCTTCAGATGAAAAAAGAGTAAGATTGGACTTAAGCTTGTGTAAAGGCCACTCAGACGCAGAATCTCAGCATCGACGAGTCGATGGTGCCGTATTACGGCAGGCATGGCGCTAAACAATTCATTCGTGGTAAACCAATCAGGTTTGGGTTCAAAATGTGGGTTCTGACCACTCCTCTGGGATACATCGTTCAGTGCGAGCCCTACCAAGGAACCACAGGACAACCGACAGCGTACCCGGGCGTTGGCATGGGAGGGGAGGTGGTTCTTATCTCATAGCCGAGCTGCAGGAAGTGGAGAGATACTCGTTCCACCTGACGTTTGACAATCTTTTCACGAGTTTGAAACTGGTGGATGGGCTGTCGGAAAAGAACATCGCGTGCACAGGCACAATCCGAGCAAATCGTCTCGAAGACTGCCCACTGAGAGATGTGAAAGACATGCAGAAGACGCCAAGAGGAACCTTCGACTATGCCACAGATACAAAGTCAGGTCTCATTGTCGTGCGATGGAACGACAACAATATCGTGAACGTCGTCTCAAACAAGGTTGGGGTTTATCCACTTCAGGTGGCAAAGAGGTGGTCAAGGTCAGAGTCCAGGCAAGTTCAACTCCCACAGCCCTTCCTGATTCGCCACTACAACCAAACCATGGGAGGTGTTGATCGCACTGATCAGAACGTTGACAAGTACAGGGTTGCCATACGCTCGAAGAAGTGGTGGTGGGCCATCTTTGCCTACTGCCTAGACGTCTGTATCCAACAGGTGTGGCATCTGTACCGAGCAACTGAGGCTGCAAAGAACAACCCGCTGGATCTTCTCGCCATCCGCAGGCGAGTTGTCAGGGTCTACCTTGGCCGCGCTTCACACCATGCAGCACCTGACCGTCAAAGAGGCCACGTTTCTGTGGACAAGCGGGTCTTGGAAGAGATCAGGTTTGACCGACTGGACCATCTGGTGGAATTATGGCCAACACAACTGAGATGCGGAGCTTGCGGCAAGAAGACCAAGCATCGTTGCTCAAAATGCAAGGTCGGGGTTCATGACCGATGCTTCCGGCAATATCACACTAAATGATGTTCTTCAACGTATGTGAACCACGACTGCAACACTCTATTCTTCAGTTGAATTGA carries:
- the LOC138983476 gene encoding piggyBac transposable element-derived protein 2-like; its protein translation is MASSKRLYNVNEVLSMLEDDSSVQEASVFIEPPPVTEDTDEDSGEEDGEGTVSNLNGRQLRAPASATVVRNVRALPRNHRTTDSVPGRWHGRGGGSYLIAELQEVERYSFHLTFDNLFTSLKLVDGLSEKNIACTGTIRANRLEDCPLRDVKDMQKTPRGTFDYATDTKSGLIVVRWNDNNIVNVVSNKVGVYPLQVAKRWSRSESRQVQLPQPFLIRHYNQTMGGVDRTDQNVDKYRVAIRSKKWWWAIFAYCLDVCIQQVWHLYRATEAAKNNPLDLLAIRRRVVRVYLGRASHHAAPDRQRGHVSVDKRVLEEIRFDRLDHLVELWPTQLRCGACGKKTKHRCSKCKVGVHDRCFRQYHTK